Within the Pseudonocardia alni genome, the region TGGGCGGCAAGCTGCGGGCCGGTCGCTCGCGCAACGACCAGGTCGCCACCCAGTTCCGGATGTGGCTGCGCGACGCCACGCGACGGGTCGGCTCCGGCGTGCTCGACGTCGTCGACGCCCTCGTCGCCCAGGCGCAGGCCCACCCCGGCGCGCCGATGCCCGGCCGCACCCACCTGCAGCACGCCCAGCCGGTGCTGCTCGGCCACCAGCTGGCCGCGCACGCCCAGGCCCTGCTGCGCGACGTCGACCGGCTCGCCGACTGGGACCGGCGCAGCGCCTGGTCGCCCTACGGCTCCGGCGCGCTCGCCGGGTCCTCGCTCGGGCTCGACCCGGATGCCGTCGCCGCCGAGCTCGGCTTCACCGGGTCCTCGGCCAACTCGATCGACGGGACCGCCTCGCGGGACTTCGCCGCCGAGGCCGCGTTCGTCCTCGCGATGATCGGCGTCGACCTGTCGCGGCTGTCGGAGGAGATCATCCTCTGGGCGACGGCCGAGTTCGGCTACGTCACCCTCGACGACGCGTTCTCCACCGGCAGCTCGATCATGCCGCAGAAGAAGAACCCCGACGTCGCCGAGCTGGCCCGCGGCAAGTCCGGTCGGCTCGTCGGCAACCTCGCCGGGCTCATGACCACCCTCAAGGGGCTCCCGCTGGCCTACAACCGGGACCTGCAGGAGGACAAGGAGCCGCTGTTCGACTCGGTCGCGCAGCTGGAACTCCTGCTCCCCGCGGTCGCCGGGATGGTGGCCACCCTGACCTTCCACACCGGGCGGCTCGCCGAGCTGGCCCCGGCCGGGTTCACCCTCGCCACCGACGTGGCCGAGTGGCTCGTCCGGCAGGGCGTCCCGTTCCGCGTGGCGCACGAGGCCGCGGGCGGCTGCGTCCGCGCCGCCGAGGCCCGCGGCGTCGGACTGGAGGACCTGACCGACGCCGAGCTGGCCGCCGTGCACCCGGCACTCGACCCGAGTGTCCGCGACGTACTGACCGTGGAAGGCTCCATCGCGTCGCGGAACGCGCGCGGTGGGACGGCCGGCGACCGGGTCGCCGAGCAGCTCACCGACCTGCGTACCGCGGTCGCAGCAGCGCGAGAGTTCACCGGAGGAACCGCATGACCGACCCTGCCGCAGCCTACGAGGAGCTCAAGGCCGCTGGCCTGAAGCTCGACCTGACGCGGGGCAAGCCGTCCGCGCAGCAGCTGGACCTGTCCCACGAGCTGCTCGGCCTGCCGGGCGCGGGACAGTTCCGCGCGGCCGACGGAACCGACACCCGCAACTACGGCGGCGGCCAGGGTCTGCCCGAGCTGCGGGAGATCTTCGCGCCGTCGCTGCAGGTCCCGGTCGGGCAACTGGTGGCGTCGAACAACTCCAGCCTGGAGCTGATGCACGACACGCTCGTGCACGCCCTGCTGACCGCGTTGCCCGGTGCCCCGACGCGCTGGGTCGACGCCGGCCGGGTCGCGTTCATCGCCCCGGTCCCCGGCTACGACCGCCACTACGGCGTGTGCGAGCGGCTCGGGATCGACCTCGTCACCGTCCCGATGACCGCGGACGGCCCCGACATGGATGAGGTCGAGCGGCTCGTCGCCGAGGACCCGTCGATCAAGGGCATCTGGTGCGTGCCGAAGTACTCGAACCCCGACGGGGCCGTCTACTCCGACGAGGTCGTGCGCCGGC harbors:
- the argH gene encoding argininosuccinate lyase, whose amino-acid sequence is MTDADPRQGAVAGGGALWGGRFASGPADALAALSKSTHFDWALAPYDIRGSKAHARVLHRAGLLTDEELSGMHKALDELAADVASGAFGPDPGDEDVHTALERGLIERAGADLGGKLRAGRSRNDQVATQFRMWLRDATRRVGSGVLDVVDALVAQAQAHPGAPMPGRTHLQHAQPVLLGHQLAAHAQALLRDVDRLADWDRRSAWSPYGSGALAGSSLGLDPDAVAAELGFTGSSANSIDGTASRDFAAEAAFVLAMIGVDLSRLSEEIILWATAEFGYVTLDDAFSTGSSIMPQKKNPDVAELARGKSGRLVGNLAGLMTTLKGLPLAYNRDLQEDKEPLFDSVAQLELLLPAVAGMVATLTFHTGRLAELAPAGFTLATDVAEWLVRQGVPFRVAHEAAGGCVRAAEARGVGLEDLTDAELAAVHPALDPSVRDVLTVEGSIASRNARGGTAGDRVAEQLTDLRTAVAAAREFTGGTA